The Leguminivora glycinivorella isolate SPB_JAAS2020 chromosome 1, LegGlyc_1.1, whole genome shotgun sequence genome includes a region encoding these proteins:
- the LOC125227473 gene encoding kelch-like protein 10 isoform X1, whose translation MKILLSSNVNWKKKTAGRETGRCMSVAAMQALHRLRECRLLCDAIVRADDGAAFPVHRAILSACSPYFLALFTTTLHSREQSDVLISGVRSEILLLLIEYAYLRRIDVTDANVHELLMTADFLAFLGVLQICCDHLRTSLNPRNCLGIMTFARRVFCYKLEADARRYLLRYFVTVSAQSDEFLHLPLEELNSIILEDELNVKSEEAVWEAVLRWVNYEPDVRWQHTVKLMGSIRLGLLDTQFFLENVKDHPYVTGNEGSRPIIIETLKFLYDLEMIAQRDGEVATPEIARPRVPHEVLFAIGGWSGGSPTAFIETYDTRADRWIKVEEVDPAGPRAYHGTAVLGYCIYVIGGFDGMDYFNSCRCFDAVTKTWREVAPMNARRCYVSVAVLGETIYAMGGYDGHHRQNTAERFNHRTNQWSLVAPMNAQRSDASAAALDNKIYITGGFNGQECMNTVEVYDPDTNQWTNLAPMRSRRSGVSCIAYHNKIYVIGGFNGISRMCSGEVYDPGTNTWSPVPDMYNPRSNFAIEVIDDMIFAIGGFNGVTTIYHVECYDERTNEWYEATDMNIYRSALSACVIMGLPNVYDYIHKHRERLMEEKRQKILLSETARHGQLRSALPDVHLMEDNDDMLEQLGLMENQANVPIPPPPPPPPQLQDRE comes from the exons atgaaaatactgttATCTAGTAATGTCAACTGGAAAAAAAAG ACGGCGGGTCGCGAGACGGGCCGGTGCATGTCGGTGGCGGCGATGCAGGCGCTGCACCGGCTGCGCGAGTGCCGGCTGTTGTGCGACGCGATCGTGCGCGCCGACGACGGCGCCGCTTTCCCCGTCCACCGCGCCATATTGTCAGCCTGCAGTCCCTACTTCCT GGCTCTGTTCACGACGACGCTACACTCCCGCGAGCAGAGCGATGTCCTGATCTCTGGCGTCCGCTCCGAGATCCTGCTCCTCCTCATCGAGTACGCCTATCTCCGACGCATCGACGTCACTGATGCCAATGTCCACGAACTGCTGATGACTGCGGACTTCCTAGCGTTCCTTGGGGTGCTGCAGATATGCTGCGACCATCTACGCACTTCGCTCAATCCTAGGAATTGCCTTGGGATCATGACGTTTGCTAG GCGAGTGTTCTGCTACAAACTGGAAGCCGACGCCCGTCGGTACCTCCTCCGCTACTTCGTGACCGTGTCAGCGCAGAGCGACGAGTTCCTGCACCTGCCGCTCGAGGAGCTCAACTCCATCATCCTGGAGGACGAGCTGAACGTGAAGAGCGAGGAGGCGGTGTGGGAGGCCGTGCTGCGCTGGGTCAACTACGAGCCGGACGTGCGTTGGCAGCACACCGTCAAATTGATGGGCAGTATAAGACTTGGATTACTTGATACTCAA TTTTTCTTGGAGAACGTCAAAGACCACCCATACGTGACCGGCAACGAGGGCTCGCGACCCATCATCATAGAGACTCTAAAGTTCCTCTACGACCTGGAGATGATAGCCCAGCGAGACGGAGAGGTCGCAACGCCCGAGATCGCTCGCCCCAGAGTACCCCACGAA GTATTGTTTGCCATTGGAGGGTGGAGCGGTGGTTCACCGACGGCGTTTATAGAAACTTACGACACCCGCGCGGATCGTTGGATAAAG GTAGAAGAGGTGGACCCAGCGGGTCCCCGCGCGTACCACGGGACTGCGGTGTTGGGATACTGCATTTATGTCATTGGAGGATTTGATGGGATGGACTATTTTAACTCGTGCAGATGCTTTGATGCTGTTACTAAGACCTGGCGTGAG GTGGCACCAATGAACGCTCGTCGCTGCTACGTTTCCGTGGCTGTGCTCGGAGAGACGATCTACGCGATGGGTGGTTACGATGGTCACCACCGCCAGAATACGGCGGAGCGCTTCAACCATCGCACTAACCAGTGGTCGCTGGTGGCCCCGATGAACGCTCAGAGGTCGGATGCCAGCGCCGCTGCTTTGGACA ACAAAATCTACATAACCGGAGGCTTCAACGGGCAGGAGTGCATGAACACCGTAGAAGTTTACGATCCGGACACCAATCAGTGGACGAACCTGGCTCCTATGCGCTCGCGTCGCTCTGGCGTCTCATGCATCGCGTACCACAATAAG ATATACGTAATCGGCGGCTTCAACGGTATATCGCGCATGTGCAGCGGTGAGGTGTACGACCCGGGCACGAACACGTGGTCGCCCGTGCCCGACATGTACAACCCTCGCAGCAACTTCGCCATCGAGGTCATTGACGACATGATCTTCGCCATTGGGGGATTCAACGGCGTCACTACGATTTACCACGTGGAGTGCTATGACGAGAGGACCAATGAGTG GTACGAAGCGACAGACATGAACATCTACCGCTCAGCGCTGTCAGCGTGCGTGATCATGGGGCTGCCCAACGTGTACGACTACATCCACAAGCACCGCGAGCGGCTGATGGAGGAGAAACGGCAGAAGATCCTGCTCTCAGAGACCGCTCGTCATGGGCAATTGCGTTCCGCACTTCCTGAT
- the LOC125227473 gene encoding kelch-like protein 10 isoform X2 — protein sequence MDNDPNNTTAGRETGRCMSVAAMQALHRLRECRLLCDAIVRADDGAAFPVHRAILSACSPYFLALFTTTLHSREQSDVLISGVRSEILLLLIEYAYLRRIDVTDANVHELLMTADFLAFLGVLQICCDHLRTSLNPRNCLGIMTFARRVFCYKLEADARRYLLRYFVTVSAQSDEFLHLPLEELNSIILEDELNVKSEEAVWEAVLRWVNYEPDVRWQHTVKLMGSIRLGLLDTQFFLENVKDHPYVTGNEGSRPIIIETLKFLYDLEMIAQRDGEVATPEIARPRVPHEVLFAIGGWSGGSPTAFIETYDTRADRWIKVEEVDPAGPRAYHGTAVLGYCIYVIGGFDGMDYFNSCRCFDAVTKTWREVAPMNARRCYVSVAVLGETIYAMGGYDGHHRQNTAERFNHRTNQWSLVAPMNAQRSDASAAALDNKIYITGGFNGQECMNTVEVYDPDTNQWTNLAPMRSRRSGVSCIAYHNKIYVIGGFNGISRMCSGEVYDPGTNTWSPVPDMYNPRSNFAIEVIDDMIFAIGGFNGVTTIYHVECYDERTNEWYEATDMNIYRSALSACVIMGLPNVYDYIHKHRERLMEEKRQKILLSETARHGQLRSALPDVHLMEDNDDMLEQLGLMENQANVPIPPPPPPPPQLQDRE from the exons ATGGATAACGACCCGAACAACACT ACGGCGGGTCGCGAGACGGGCCGGTGCATGTCGGTGGCGGCGATGCAGGCGCTGCACCGGCTGCGCGAGTGCCGGCTGTTGTGCGACGCGATCGTGCGCGCCGACGACGGCGCCGCTTTCCCCGTCCACCGCGCCATATTGTCAGCCTGCAGTCCCTACTTCCT GGCTCTGTTCACGACGACGCTACACTCCCGCGAGCAGAGCGATGTCCTGATCTCTGGCGTCCGCTCCGAGATCCTGCTCCTCCTCATCGAGTACGCCTATCTCCGACGCATCGACGTCACTGATGCCAATGTCCACGAACTGCTGATGACTGCGGACTTCCTAGCGTTCCTTGGGGTGCTGCAGATATGCTGCGACCATCTACGCACTTCGCTCAATCCTAGGAATTGCCTTGGGATCATGACGTTTGCTAG GCGAGTGTTCTGCTACAAACTGGAAGCCGACGCCCGTCGGTACCTCCTCCGCTACTTCGTGACCGTGTCAGCGCAGAGCGACGAGTTCCTGCACCTGCCGCTCGAGGAGCTCAACTCCATCATCCTGGAGGACGAGCTGAACGTGAAGAGCGAGGAGGCGGTGTGGGAGGCCGTGCTGCGCTGGGTCAACTACGAGCCGGACGTGCGTTGGCAGCACACCGTCAAATTGATGGGCAGTATAAGACTTGGATTACTTGATACTCAA TTTTTCTTGGAGAACGTCAAAGACCACCCATACGTGACCGGCAACGAGGGCTCGCGACCCATCATCATAGAGACTCTAAAGTTCCTCTACGACCTGGAGATGATAGCCCAGCGAGACGGAGAGGTCGCAACGCCCGAGATCGCTCGCCCCAGAGTACCCCACGAA GTATTGTTTGCCATTGGAGGGTGGAGCGGTGGTTCACCGACGGCGTTTATAGAAACTTACGACACCCGCGCGGATCGTTGGATAAAG GTAGAAGAGGTGGACCCAGCGGGTCCCCGCGCGTACCACGGGACTGCGGTGTTGGGATACTGCATTTATGTCATTGGAGGATTTGATGGGATGGACTATTTTAACTCGTGCAGATGCTTTGATGCTGTTACTAAGACCTGGCGTGAG GTGGCACCAATGAACGCTCGTCGCTGCTACGTTTCCGTGGCTGTGCTCGGAGAGACGATCTACGCGATGGGTGGTTACGATGGTCACCACCGCCAGAATACGGCGGAGCGCTTCAACCATCGCACTAACCAGTGGTCGCTGGTGGCCCCGATGAACGCTCAGAGGTCGGATGCCAGCGCCGCTGCTTTGGACA ACAAAATCTACATAACCGGAGGCTTCAACGGGCAGGAGTGCATGAACACCGTAGAAGTTTACGATCCGGACACCAATCAGTGGACGAACCTGGCTCCTATGCGCTCGCGTCGCTCTGGCGTCTCATGCATCGCGTACCACAATAAG ATATACGTAATCGGCGGCTTCAACGGTATATCGCGCATGTGCAGCGGTGAGGTGTACGACCCGGGCACGAACACGTGGTCGCCCGTGCCCGACATGTACAACCCTCGCAGCAACTTCGCCATCGAGGTCATTGACGACATGATCTTCGCCATTGGGGGATTCAACGGCGTCACTACGATTTACCACGTGGAGTGCTATGACGAGAGGACCAATGAGTG GTACGAAGCGACAGACATGAACATCTACCGCTCAGCGCTGTCAGCGTGCGTGATCATGGGGCTGCCCAACGTGTACGACTACATCCACAAGCACCGCGAGCGGCTGATGGAGGAGAAACGGCAGAAGATCCTGCTCTCAGAGACCGCTCGTCATGGGCAATTGCGTTCCGCACTTCCTGAT
- the LOC125230114 gene encoding LOW QUALITY PROTEIN: alpha-aminoadipic semialdehyde synthase, mitochondrial (The sequence of the model RefSeq protein was modified relative to this genomic sequence to represent the inferred CDS: inserted 1 base in 1 codon) yields MSKMLHKSAALRLKRIHQMAYYSTAKSRKVIAIRREDQSVWERRAPFSPSNVNRFVRNGVKVIVQPSNRRAYPMQTYISAGAVVQEDISEANVIFGVKQTPIDLLIPKKTYCFFSHTIKAQEANMPMLDAILAKNIRLIDYEKLMDDTGNRVVAFGKYAGVAGMINILHGLGLRLLALGHHTPFMHIGPAHNYRNSSMARQAIRDAGYEVALGMMPKSLGPLTFVFTGSGNVSQGSQEIFSELPHEYVPPEMLRKVAEHGSPNKIYGCEVRRRHHLERKNGGGYDAQEYEEHPERYISTFAQKIAPYTSVLVNCIYWAVDSPKLLTIPDAKHLLIPSNTPWLPKSIGAPALPHRMLAICDISADPGGSIEFMNECTTIDTPFCLYDADRNKDTKSFKGPGVLVCSIDNMPTQLPRESTDFFGDLLFPYAEDIMKSDASRPLEEHNFSPVVQGAIITSNGKLTPPFEYINELRSSNNRSRHKVEGDDQQNSVVILGSGLVSAPVVEYLAKEKNISVTIASQVKEEADALAERYGVRSAYLQADDDAALRAMVSRARLVVSLLPYELHGAAARAAIDAGAHLVTASYVRPEVQELHSRAKEAGVTILNEVGLDPGIDHLLALECIHDVQNHGGRVDSFVSYCGGLPAPEFSDNALRYKFSWNPRGVLLNTISGAKYLSRGQVVEVLSGGXLMSVARELDFLPGFAFEGFPNRDSTQYAKLYGIEDAHTIFRGTIRYRGFAETMIAMQLFGLVDPNPHPSLHPEGPEITWRQFACELLGLTDSSIFYENLKTRLTERIGGAGAAGLENLGLLEDSVIVKRNTPLDTVSHYLTNKLKLGDDETDFVVLRHEVGVTWRDGRRERREVTMTVRGEPSGYTAMARTVGLPTAIAAKMILDGEIQERGVVLPFAPVVYKSLLSRLRAHGVTARETTRPLN; encoded by the exons TCACGGAAAGTGATAGCCATCCGTCGCGAAGACCAGTCAGTATGGGAGCGGAGAGCGCCTTTTTCCCCCTCAAATGTGAACCGATTCGTGCGGAATGGCGTCAAGGTCATCGTGCAGCCCTCCAACAGGCGCGCTTACCCCATGCAG ACCTACATAAGCGCTGGTGCAGTGGTCCAAGAAGACATCAGCGAAGCCAACGTCATCTTTGGCGTGAAGCAGACGCCCATAGACCTCCTCATCCCGAAGAAGACTTACTGCTTCTTCTCACACACCATCAAAGCACAGGAAGCCAATATGCCTATGCTGGACGCCATTTTAGCTAAG AACATCAGGCTGATAGACTACGAAAAGCTAATGGACGATACTGGCAACCGGGTGGTAGCGTTCGGGAAGTACGCTGGTGTCGCGGGAATGATCAACATTCTTCATGGATTGGGACTGCGGCTGTTGGCTCTTGGACATCACACGCCTTTTATG CACATAGGACCTGCTCACAACTACCGCAACTCGAGCATGGCCCGGCAAGCTATAAGAGACGCCGGGTACGAGGTGGCACTCGGCATGATGCCCAAGTCGTTGGGACCCCTGACCTTCGTGTTTACTGGTTCAGGAAACGTTTCACAG GGAAGTCAAGAAATATTTTCAGAGTTACCTCACGAGTATGTTCCACCGGAAATGCTTAGAAAAGTAGCGGAACACGGAA GTCCAAACAAGATCTACGGTTGCGAGGTGCGCCGGCGGCATCACCTGGAGAGGAAAAATGGCGGCGGCTACGATGCACAAGAGTATGAGGAACACCCTGAGCGTTACATTTCTACTTTCGCGCAAAAG ATAGCCCCATACACATCTGTCCTGGTGAACTGCATCTACTGGGCGGTGGATAGCCCCAAGCTGCTCACCATCCCTGATGCTAAGCACCTCCTCATTCCTTCTAATACACCCTGGCTGCCCAAGAGTATCGGCGCCCCGGCTCTGCCACACCG AATGTTGGCCATCTGCGACATCTCGGCGGACCCCGGCGGCTCCATCGAGTTCATGAACGAGTGCACCACTATCGACACACCTTTCTGTCTCTACGACGCAGATCGGAATAAGGACACTAAGAG TTTCAAGGGCCCAGGCGTGCTGGTGTGCTCCATCGACAACATGCCAACTCAGCTGCCGCGTGAGTCCACGGACTTCTTCGGAGACTTGCTCTTCCCGTACGCTGAGGATATTATGAAGTCTGACGCTTCCCGTCCATTGGAGGAACACAACTTCTCGCCAGTCGTGCAGGGA GCCATCATAACGAGTAACGGAAAATTGACGCCACCTTTTGAGTACATCAACGAATTGCGATCATCAAACAA CCGCTCCCGCCACAAGGTGGAAGGCGATGACCAGCAGAATTCGGTGGTGATCCTCGGCAGCGGGCTGGTGTCTGCTCCCGTGGTCGAATACCTCGCTAAGGAGAAGAATATCTCGGTTACTATCG CATCCCAAGTAAAGGAAGAGGCGGACGCGCTAGCGGAGCGTTACGGCGTGCGTTCGGCGTATCTTCAAGCTGATGACGATGCGGCGTTACGCGCTATGGTGTCACGCGCGCGTCTAGTAGTGTCACTACTGCCTTATGAACTGCATGGCGCTGCTGCGAGAGCCGCTATAGATGCTGGCGCTCATCTCGTCACGGCGTCTTATGTGAGGCCTGAGGTTCAGGAGCTACACAGCCG AGCTAAGGAGGCAGGTGTGACGATACTCAACGAAGTCGGTCTGGACCCCGGCATCGACCATCTCCTGGCCCTCGAGTGCATCCACGATGTCCAGAACCATGGAGGAAGAGTAGACTCCTTCGTTTCTTATTGTGGAG GTTTGCCGGCACCGGAGTTCAGCGACAATGCCCTGAGGTATAAGTTTTCCTGGAACCCACGAGGTGTGCTACTCAACACTATCTCCGGGGCTAAATACCTGAGCAGAGGACAG GTAGTAGAGGTGCTCAGCGGAG AGCTGATGTCCGTGGCCCGTGAGCTAGACTTCCTGCCCGGCTTCGCCTTCGAAGGGTTCCCGAACCGCGACAGCACGCAGTACGCCAAGCTGTACGGGATAGAGGACGCGCACACCATCTTCAGAGGCACCATCCGGTATAGAG GTTTCGCTGAAACAATGATTGCTATGCAACTGTTCGGTCTGGTGGACCCGAACCCTCATCCCTCACTCCATCCTGAAGGGCCTGAAATTACTTGG CGCCAATTTGCCTGCGAGCTGCTAGGCCTCACTGACTCATCCATTTTCTACGAAAACCTGAAGACTCGCCTCACGGAACGTATTGGAGGTGCCGGCGCAGCCGGGCTTGAGAACCTGGGACTGCTCGAAGACAGTGTCATTGTCAAGAGAAACACACCGCTGGATACTGTTAGCCACTACTTGACCAACAAATTGAAATTAG GCGACGACGAGACAGACTTCGTCGTGCTCCGGCATGAAGTCGGCGTGACATGGCGGGACGGGCGCAGGGAGCGGCGTGAAGTCACCATGACGGTTCGCGGAGAACCGTCCGGATACACGGCCATGGCGCGCACTGTTGGCCTACCCACTGCTATTGCTGCTAAGATGATTTTAGATG GTGAAATCCAAGAACGAGGAGTTGTCCTACCCTTCGCACCGGTCGTCTACAAGTCCCTGTTATCCAGGCTTCGCGCACACGGTGTCACAGCTCGAGAGACAACCCGCCCGCTCAACTAA